The Terriglobia bacterium nucleotide sequence TAATCACGTGTGTGGCATTGTTGGATACGTCGGCAAGAAGCGCGTGGTGCCGGTCATTATTGACGGCTTGCGCCGGCTCGAGTATCGCGGCTACGATTCCGCCGGCATTGCGGTGGCCGGCAACGGCGAAGGCCTCCAGATCCGCCGCGCCGAGGGCAAGCTGCGCAACCTGGAAGAGGTCATCCGCCTCAAGCCGCTTGACGGCACTTACGGCATCGGGCACACCCGCTGGGCCACGCACGGGCGTCCCACCGAGGAAAATGCCCACCCGCACCGCGACTGCACCGGGCACGTCGTCGTCGTGCACAACGGCATCATCGAGAATTACCTCACGCTGAAGAAGAAGCTTTCCGAAGAAGGCCACAAGTTCTCCACCGAAACCGATACCGAGATCATCGCGCACCTGGTCGAGAAGCACCTCAAGCCGCACAACGGCGGCGCGCGTCCCTCGTTGGAAGAGGCCGTGCGCAAGACGGTGAAGGAACTGCACGGCGTGTGGGCGCTCGCCGTGATCTCCGTGGATGAGAAAGACAAGATCGTCGCCGCGCGCAATGGCCCGCCGGCGGTCATCGGGTTGGGCAAGGACGAATACTTTGTCGCCTCCGACGTCCCCGCCATCCTGTATCACACCCGCGACCTGTTCTTCCTCGCCGACGGCGATCTCGCGGTCATCACCCCTGAGGGCGTCCAGCTCAGCGACTTTGACGGCAATCCCATCGTGCGCCAGGTGCAGCACGTCACCTGGGACCCGATCATGGCAGAAAAGGGCGGCTTCAAGCATTTCATGCTCAAGGAAATTTATGAGCAGCCGCGCGCCGTCCGCGACACCACCCTGGGCCGCGTTTCCCTCGACAGCGGCAAGATTTTCCTCGAGGAGATGGAGATCACCGAGGCCGAATTCACCAAGCTGGAAAAGATCAACATCGCCGCCTGTGGCACCAGTTGGCACGCTGCCCAGGCCGGCAAATTCATGATTGAGCGCCTGGCGCGCATCCCGGTGGAAGTGGATTACGCCAGCGAGTGGCGCTATCGCGATCCCATCGTCGCTGCCAACGCGCTGACCTTGCTGATCACGCAATCGGGCGAGACCGCCGACACCATCGCCGCCCAGCGCGAGGCCAGGGCCAAGGGCTCCAAGACGGTGGGCATCTGCAACGTCGTCGGTTCCATGGTCACGCGCGAAGCCAACGGCACCATCTACACCCATGCCGGGCCGGAGATCGGCGTCGCCTCCACCAAGGCGTTCACCGCGCAATTGACGGCGCTGTTCCTGTTCTCGCTCTACCTGGCCAACCTGCGCAACACCATCAGCAAGGATGAAGCGCGCATGTATATCGGGGAACTCGGCAAGATTCCCGGCAAGCTGGAGTCGGTGCTGGCCAAGGAAGAAGAGGCCGAAGACCTGGCCAAGGAATTCCATCGCGCGCAGGATTTCCTCTTCCTCGGACGCGGCATTCATTACCCCATCGCGCTGGAAGGCGCGCTCAAGCTGAAGGAAATTTCCTACATCCACGCCGAAGGCTATCCCGCCGGCGAGATGAAGCACGGCCCCAACGCGCTGATTGACGAAGACCTTCCCGTGGTCATCATGGCCACCTGCGATCCCAAGGACCCGGGCTCGCAGATGCGCTACGAAAAGACGCTCTCCAACCTGAAGGAAGTGAAGGCGCGCAGCGGGCGCGTGATCGCTATCGCCACCGAAGGCGACGAGGACATCCGCGAGGCCGCCGACCATGTGGTGTATGTGCCGCCGGCCCCGGAACTGCTTTCGCCGATTCTCGAAGTCGTGCCGTGCCAGTTGCTGGCGTACCACATCGCCGTGCGCCGCGGCTGCGACGTGGACCAGCCCAGGAACCTGGCAAAATCGGTCACGGTGGAATAAGAGCGATTAGCAATTAGCGATTTAGCTTTTAGGATTTAGACCTTAGGCCCCGGGTCACTCGGGACCGTGACGACGCTCACTGAAACCGAGAGACAGGGCTGCAATACGATACGTCGACCCTTTATGGTGGGCCGGAGCTTCGGTACGGGTCGCCCTCCTCATACCTAGCCTTTCGCCCCGCAAGGACCCGGCCACAGCCCTTTTTCCGTCCGGAGGAGCTTATGAGAGGCTCTCTCACTTCGGCCCGTTCACTCTTCCCCCCAACACTTCAGGCAGCCACAGATCCAAGGTGAAAGGAGGTGAGCGATGCTGTGGTGGACATTGCGACAGCTTAGGTCAGAGAACCTGAACACGCGCGCGACAGCGATCGGAAAGCTGGGCCAATCGGGAGACTCGCGGGCGGTGGAGCCGCTGGCGGCAGCGCTCCTGGATAAGGACTCAATCTTGCGGGAGGCGGCGGCCGAGGCACTCGGCAGGATCGATCCCAACTGGGCCAGGTCTGAAGCTGCCAAGCGAGTGGTTCCAGCCCTAGTAGCGGCACTAAGGAACGAGGACTGTGGCATGCGGCGCGCGGCGGCGGAGATCTTGGGGAAAATAGCCGACACCCGGGCTGTGGAACCGCTGGTGGTAGCACTCAGGGACACGGAGTACCGGGTGCGGCAGGTAGCGGCGGAGACTTTGGGCAGGATCGGCGACTCTCGGGCGTTGGAGCCGCTGATGGCAGGGCTCGGCGACCACGAGTCAGATGTGCGAAAGGCAGCGACGGAGGCACTCGAGCGAATCGACCCGAATTGGGCGAGGTCAAGAGCCGCTAGCCGAGCCGTTCCCATCGTGCTGGAGGCCCTCAACCACAAGAACTCCGCCGTGCGGCAGACCGCGGCGGCAGCCCTGGGGAAGATCGGTGACGCCCGGGCGGTAGAGCCCCTGGTCGCGGCACTGGAGGACAGCGTCTCTGACGTGCGGCGAGAAGCTGCGACAGAACTGGACCGAATCGACCCCGACTGGCGCAGATCCGAAGCTGCCAAGCGGGCCGTTCCCACGCTACTAGAGGCACTCAAGGATAGGGCGAAACAGTGGGCAGCAGCGGAAGTCCTGGGCAGCGTTGGCGACGCCCGGGCGGTCGAACCGCTTATGGGGGTGCTCACTGATCAGCACGCGTACACAGACGCGCGGCAGGCGGCAGCGGAGGCCCTGGCGAAGATTGCCGACAGGCGAGCCGTCGGGTCACTGGTGGCTGTTCTCCCGGACAAGAACAAACACGTGCGGCAGGCCGCGGCTCAGGCACTCGACCAGATCGACCCCAGTTGGGCCAAATCCGAAGCCGCCAAGCAAGCCGTTCCCACGCTGGTGGCAGCACTCGCGTACAACGACTCGAATGTGCAGCTGGCCGCGGCGGAAGCGCTCGGGAAGATTGCCGACGGGCGAGCGGTAGAGCCGCTAGCGGCGGCACTCGGAGACGAGGACTTACACATGCGGCAGGCTGCGGGGGCGGCACTCGACCGAATCGACGCAAACTGGCCGAAGTGCGAAGCCGCCAAGCGAGCCGTTCCCGCGCTGGTGGCGGCGCTCAGGCACAGTGCCGAGGACGCGCGGAAGGGAGCGAGGTCTGCACTGGAACGGATCGACCGGGGCTGGGCCAAATCCGAGGCCGCCAAGCGCGCCGTTCCTACCCTGGTCGCGGCGCTCAAGAGGGACAAGGACGCAGATGTACGCATGCACGCGGCTGCAGTGCTAGGGGAAATCGGCGACGGACGCGCGCTTGGACCGCTGGCAGCGGCAGTCGCGGATGGGTACTCAGACGTGCAGCGGGCAGCGAAGGAGGCCCTGGGCAACCTCGACGATGCGCGGGCCGTGGAGCCGCTGCTCGTTATGCTCAAGGGCGGGGATTGCGAGCTACGGTGCGCAGCGGCCAAGGCCCTTGGGAACATCGGTGACCCGCGGGCCATGGAGCCACTGGTGGCGACACTCAAGGAGAATGACTACGCGCGGCACGAAGCGGTAGAGGCGCTGGTGGAGATCGGGGGCTCCGCCGTAATCGAGACGCTCACGCCCTTGCTTAGTGACCGCGGTCTCAGCTGGATTGTAGCGGGAGCACTTGCTTCACTTGGCTGGCAACCAGCCAATGATGTCCAACGTGCATGGTTAGCTCTGGCAAGAAGAAACTGGGGTGAGCTTGCGAACACGGGGGCCGCCGCTGTGGTGCCGTTGATCAGCGTTCTGCAAATTGAGTCGGTAGGTGCTGGTGAGGACTTTTCAGCTAGGGAGATACCACGGTCAGCCATCGACACGCTGTACGTGGTTCTGACAAGCAGTGCCACAGGTGTGGCCGCAGAAGACCTGCGCCGGGTTGGTGGCCTTAAGGACATACCTGTGTATTCATACCAGTATTATGGCTACAGGGAGTCTGATGACGACCTTGATCGGGACCACTGCGAGAGAGTTGAAATCGAAGCAGAGCGCCCTATTGATTGCTCACGAGTAAGGGATCTCGCCCGGCAGGAGCTAGGAAGGCGTGGGCTAGAAGTCTGACTGTGGCGAGACTGGCGGCTAGCGTTGGCGGTGTCTTAAGAAAGGGGAAAAAGGCTTGGTAGCGCTAGAGCGATTAGCTCTTAGGATTTAGACCGTAGGCCCCGGCGCCCTCGCCGGGGCTTTTGTTTGTGGGCCACGAAATCTGTGCCGGCGCGGGCGCCCCCGCCCGCGGCTCGATTCCGGTCTGGCTAACCGCTGACAGCTAATTGCCAATAGCCCGCTGTTCGTGAAACGAACAGCGCAGCGCGATAATCAAACCAGATAGATGAACCCCCAACGCCAGCTCCTCACTGCCCGCCTGGTGCGCTCCGTCCCGCTCACCAGCGAGACCAGGCACCTGGAATTCGCGGTCGAAGAAGTTCCCCGCTTCGACTTCACCGCCGGGCAATTCGTTTCCATGAAGGAGCCGCACGACGGCCGCGAGATCACGCGCGCCTACTCCATCGCCTCGCCGCCGCGCGGCAACAACACCTTCGACCTCTGCCTGAACCGCGTCTCCGAGGGCTTCTTCTCCAACTTCCTGTGCGATCTTCCCGAGGGAGAAGCCGTCCCCTTCCACGGCCCGCACGGCTATTTCGTGCTCAAGAACCCGGTGCGCGATTCCCTGTTTATCGGCACCGGCACCGGCATTGCGCCGCTGCGCGGCATGTTGCAGTGGCTGTTTGCCGAGGAATCGCGCCATCGCGGCCGCGAGTTCTGGCTGGTGTTCGGCGTGCGCTACCAGGCCGACCTCTACTACAACGACGAATTCCTGCAACTGGCGCGCGAGCACCCCAACTTCCACTACATTCCCACGCTGAGCCGCGAAAACCCGGGCTGGACGGGTGCCCGCGGCTACGTGCAGGAGCACGTCCGCCGGCTCGCCCAGGGCCGCACCGGCATGGACGCCTACATTTGCGGGTTAAAGGACATGGTGCTGGCTAACCGCGATCTGCTGAAAGAATTGGGGTGGGACAGGAAGTCGATTCTGTACGAAAGATTTGATTGAGCCTTCTTGGGTAGTGGGTAGTCGGTAATCTCTTCGCCTTTGCCTATCGACTCACCGATCATCATGCATACCATAGGCCCGATCAGCTCTCGCCCGTTCTTCCCGATCAATTTTCTCCCGCTCTTCCGCGCTCAGTACCCACGCCTCATGCATGTGACTCATGACGCGCTGTCCCACCAGGCAGAGCACGCCGATCATCATGAAGAACGCGCCCGCAATTCCCATGGCGAGTTGGTCCACGATGGATGCGCTGTGCTGCCCCCTGGCAAAGATCACGATCGCCGCCCCACCGATCAGGCACACCGCTGCCAGCAGAATCCACAACCATGACTCTTTGCGCGTCAGGTGCGTCTCTTCCACGTGCAGCGCACGCCCGGCCAGGAATGCGGCTGCCCCCGCCATCATGAGGAACGAGGAAGCCATCCCGTATTTCAGCGCCGCGTGATCCAGCGAGGCCAATCCGTACCGCCCGAAGGTGTACGCCAGCAACAGCCCGCCCAGAACGCCCACGAACAAGCCCAACGCCTGCCACAACCGCGCTTCCCAAGGTCTGGACATGCCGTCCCTCCCGGAGTGACGTGAGTTTAGTACTGCTTGCGCTCGCGATGCCAGTGGTTTTATGGAGTCCCGAGTCCCACGTTGCGAGTCCGCAGCCGCGACTTCCCGGCGCGACTAGCCTCTAGCTCTTGGGCGCTTGCCCCCACCCCTCGCGACTAAATGCAACGTCCTCCGTTCCCACCTCATCTAACAACTTGACAACATTACACTCAAGTATTATATTGCTCGGGTTATAAATAGAGTTGTCGTAAGCAAGTGCACTGTTTTAAACGACTTAAGCAGTAGGAGGCAGGCTCCCATGGGAAAAATTATCGGCATTGACTTGGGTACCACCAACTCCGTGGTGGCGGTCATGGAAGGCGGCGAACCCAAGGTTATCGCCAACGAGGAAGGCGGTCGCACCACGCCCTCGGTCGTCGGCTTTAACAAGACCGGCGAGCGGTTGGTCGGCCAGGTTGCCAAGCGCCAGGCGATCACCAACCCGGAAAACACGATTTATTCGATCAAGCGGTTCATGGGGCGCCGCTATGACGAAGTCAACGAAGAAATGAAGATGGTTCCCTACAAGGTCGTCCGTGCCGGCGACCACGTGGCCGTGGTGGCGCAGGCCAAGGAATATACCCCGCCCGAGATCTCGGCCATGATTCTCGGCAAGCTCAGGAAGGCGGCCGAGGACTACCTGGGCGGCGCCGTCACCGATGCGGTCATTACCGTGCCGGCGTACTTCAATGACGCGCAGCGCCAGGCGACCAAGGACGCAGGCCGCGTCGCCGGCCTTGAGGTCAAGCGCATCATCAACGAGCCTACCGCCGCCGCGCTCGCCTACGGTTTGGACAAGAAGAAGGACGAGACCATTGCGGTCTACGACTTTGGCGGCGGCACCTTCGATATTTCCATTCTCGAAGTCGGCGAAGGCGTGATCGAGGTCAAAGCCACCAACGGCGACACTCACCTCGGCGGCGACAACATCGACCAGCGCATCGTGGAATGGCTGATTGACGAGTTCCGCAAGAAGGAAGGCCTCAACCTGCGCGACAAGGGCAACGAGATGGCGCTGCAGCGTCTGCGCGACGCCGCCGAGCGCGCCAAGATCGAACTCTCCACCACCATGGAGACCGAGATCAACCTGCCCTTCATCACCGCCGACGCCAGCGGACCCAAGCACCTGGTCGAGCGGCTGACGCGCGCCAGACTGGAATCCATGGTGGAAGACATCATTCAGCGCTCTGCCGGCCCCTGCAAGCAGTGCATGAAGGACTCCGGCATTGACCCCAGCAAGATCAACGAAGTGGTGCTGGTCGGCGGCCAGACGCGCATGCCGCGCATCCAGGCGCTGGTGAAAGAGCTGTTCGGCAGAGAGCCGCACAAGGGCGTCAACCCGGATGAAGTGGTGGCGGTGGGCGCGGCCATCCAGGGCGGCGTGCTCGGCGGCGAAGTCAAGGACCTGCTGCTGCTCGACGTCACCCCGCTGACGCTGGCCATCGAGACCCTGGGCGGCGTGGCGACGCCCATGATCCCGCGCAATACCACCATCCCGACGCGCAAGACGGAGACTTTCTCCACCGCGGCGGACAGCCAGACCTCGGTCGAGGTGCACGTGCTGCAGGGCGAACGGCCGCTGGCGCGCGACGATCGCACCCTCGGCAAATTTCACCTGACCGGCATTCCGCCGGCGCCGCGCGGCGTGCCGCAGATCGAAGTGACGTTCGACATTGACGCCAACGGCATCCTCAACGTCACCGCCAAGGACATGGCCACGCAGAAGGACCAGAAGATCACCATCACGTCGTCTTCCGGCCTGAGCAAGGAAGAAGTCGACCGCATGGCCAAGGAAGCCGACGCGCACTCCGCCGAGGACAAGACCAAGCGCGAGGAGATCGAGGCGCGCAACCAGCTCGACTCGCTGGTTTACAACGTCGACAAGATGCTGCGCGAGCACGGCGACAAGATCTCCGGCAGCGAGCGCGGCGATGTCGAAAGCGCTGTCGCCGACGCCAAGAAGGCGCTGGAAGGCAGCGACGCCAAGGCTATGAACGCAGCCAAGGATCGCCTTACCCAGGCGTCGCATAAGCTGGCGGAGGCGATGTATCGCCAGGCGCAGCCGCCAGGCGGCGCGGCCGGCGCCGGCCCGCAGCCCGGCGGTCCGCAGCCCGGCGGCAACGGCGACGCCGGTACCGAGGCCAAGAAGAAGGACGAAGGCGTCATTGACGCCGAGTACGTGGACGTGGACGAGAAGAAATAAGCAAAAGCGTTATCGGTTGTCGGTTCTCGGTTATCGGTTCCCATGTCCGGGTTACCGACAACCGAAAACCGTAAACCGAGAACATTTCTCGAACTAGAAAGGGTCCAGAGGGTACACACAGTGCACTTCGAAGTTAACCAACAACCGTATTTCCTG carries:
- the glmS gene encoding glutamine--fructose-6-phosphate transaminase (isomerizing), which gives rise to MCGIVGYVGKKRVVPVIIDGLRRLEYRGYDSAGIAVAGNGEGLQIRRAEGKLRNLEEVIRLKPLDGTYGIGHTRWATHGRPTEENAHPHRDCTGHVVVVHNGIIENYLTLKKKLSEEGHKFSTETDTEIIAHLVEKHLKPHNGGARPSLEEAVRKTVKELHGVWALAVISVDEKDKIVAARNGPPAVIGLGKDEYFVASDVPAILYHTRDLFFLADGDLAVITPEGVQLSDFDGNPIVRQVQHVTWDPIMAEKGGFKHFMLKEIYEQPRAVRDTTLGRVSLDSGKIFLEEMEITEAEFTKLEKINIAACGTSWHAAQAGKFMIERLARIPVEVDYASEWRYRDPIVAANALTLLITQSGETADTIAAQREARAKGSKTVGICNVVGSMVTREANGTIYTHAGPEIGVASTKAFTAQLTALFLFSLYLANLRNTISKDEARMYIGELGKIPGKLESVLAKEEEAEDLAKEFHRAQDFLFLGRGIHYPIALEGALKLKEISYIHAEGYPAGEMKHGPNALIDEDLPVVIMATCDPKDPGSQMRYEKTLSNLKEVKARSGRVIAIATEGDEDIREAADHVVYVPPAPELLSPILEVVPCQLLAYHIAVRRGCDVDQPRNLAKSVTVE
- a CDS encoding HEAT repeat domain-containing protein, which encodes MLWWTLRQLRSENLNTRATAIGKLGQSGDSRAVEPLAAALLDKDSILREAAAEALGRIDPNWARSEAAKRVVPALVAALRNEDCGMRRAAAEILGKIADTRAVEPLVVALRDTEYRVRQVAAETLGRIGDSRALEPLMAGLGDHESDVRKAATEALERIDPNWARSRAASRAVPIVLEALNHKNSAVRQTAAAALGKIGDARAVEPLVAALEDSVSDVRREAATELDRIDPDWRRSEAAKRAVPTLLEALKDRAKQWAAAEVLGSVGDARAVEPLMGVLTDQHAYTDARQAAAEALAKIADRRAVGSLVAVLPDKNKHVRQAAAQALDQIDPSWAKSEAAKQAVPTLVAALAYNDSNVQLAAAEALGKIADGRAVEPLAAALGDEDLHMRQAAGAALDRIDANWPKCEAAKRAVPALVAALRHSAEDARKGARSALERIDRGWAKSEAAKRAVPTLVAALKRDKDADVRMHAAAVLGEIGDGRALGPLAAAVADGYSDVQRAAKEALGNLDDARAVEPLLVMLKGGDCELRCAAAKALGNIGDPRAMEPLVATLKENDYARHEAVEALVEIGGSAVIETLTPLLSDRGLSWIVAGALASLGWQPANDVQRAWLALARRNWGELANTGAAAVVPLISVLQIESVGAGEDFSAREIPRSAIDTLYVVLTSSATGVAAEDLRRVGGLKDIPVYSYQYYGYRESDDDLDRDHCERVEIEAERPIDCSRVRDLARQELGRRGLEV
- a CDS encoding FAD-dependent oxidoreductase, encoding MNPQRQLLTARLVRSVPLTSETRHLEFAVEEVPRFDFTAGQFVSMKEPHDGREITRAYSIASPPRGNNTFDLCLNRVSEGFFSNFLCDLPEGEAVPFHGPHGYFVLKNPVRDSLFIGTGTGIAPLRGMLQWLFAEESRHRGREFWLVFGVRYQADLYYNDEFLQLAREHPNFHYIPTLSRENPGWTGARGYVQEHVRRLAQGRTGMDAYICGLKDMVLANRDLLKELGWDRKSILYERFD
- the dnaK gene encoding molecular chaperone DnaK — translated: MGKIIGIDLGTTNSVVAVMEGGEPKVIANEEGGRTTPSVVGFNKTGERLVGQVAKRQAITNPENTIYSIKRFMGRRYDEVNEEMKMVPYKVVRAGDHVAVVAQAKEYTPPEISAMILGKLRKAAEDYLGGAVTDAVITVPAYFNDAQRQATKDAGRVAGLEVKRIINEPTAAALAYGLDKKKDETIAVYDFGGGTFDISILEVGEGVIEVKATNGDTHLGGDNIDQRIVEWLIDEFRKKEGLNLRDKGNEMALQRLRDAAERAKIELSTTMETEINLPFITADASGPKHLVERLTRARLESMVEDIIQRSAGPCKQCMKDSGIDPSKINEVVLVGGQTRMPRIQALVKELFGREPHKGVNPDEVVAVGAAIQGGVLGGEVKDLLLLDVTPLTLAIETLGGVATPMIPRNTTIPTRKTETFSTAADSQTSVEVHVLQGERPLARDDRTLGKFHLTGIPPAPRGVPQIEVTFDIDANGILNVTAKDMATQKDQKITITSSSGLSKEEVDRMAKEADAHSAEDKTKREEIEARNQLDSLVYNVDKMLREHGDKISGSERGDVESAVADAKKALEGSDAKAMNAAKDRLTQASHKLAEAMYRQAQPPGGAAGAGPQPGGPQPGGNGDAGTEAKKKDEGVIDAEYVDVDEKK